In a single window of the Heliangelus exortis chromosome 1, bHelExo1.hap1, whole genome shotgun sequence genome:
- the RPL8 gene encoding large ribosomal subunit protein uL2 has protein sequence MGRVIRGQRKGAGSVFRAHVKHRKGPAKLRAVDFAERHGYIKGIVKDIIHDPGRGAPLAKIAFRDPYRFKKRTELFIAAEGIHTGQFVYCGKKAQLNIGNVLPVGTMPEGTIVCCLEEKPGDRGKLARASGNYATVISHNPETKKTRVKLPSGSKKVISSANRAVVGIVAGGGRIDKPILKAGRAYHKYKAKRNCWPRVRGVAMNPVEHPFGGGNHQHIGKPSTIRRDAPAGRKVGLIAARRTGRLRGTKTVQEKEN, from the exons ATGGGCCGCGTGATCCGGGGCCAGAGGAAGGGCGCGGGCTCCGTGTTCCGCGCACACGTGAAGCACAGGAAGGGCCCGGCCAAGCTCCGCGCCGTCGACTTCGCCGAGAGACACGGGTACATCAAGGGCATCGTCAAG GACATCATCCATGATCCTGGCCGAGGAGCTCCCCTGGCAAAGATTGCCTTCCGTGACCCCTACAGATTTAAGAAAAGGACGGAGCTGTTTATTGCTGCCGAGGGGATTCACACGGGGCAGTTTGTTTACTGTGGCAAGAAAG CTCAGCTGAACATTGGCAATGTTCTGCCTGTTGGTACCATGCCAGAAGGCACCATTGTGTGCTGCCTTGAGGAGAAACCTGGTGACCGTGGAAAGCTGGCCCGTGCTTCTGGAAACTATGCCACTGTTATCTCTCATAAccctgaaacaaagaaaaccagagtGAAGCTGCCTTCCGGCTCCAAGAAAGTGATTTCTTCTGCAAACAGGGCTGTTGTAG gaattgtTGCTGGCGGAGGCCGCATTGACAAGCCCATCCTCAAGGCTGGCCGTGCCTATCACAAGTACAAGGCGAAGAGAAACTGCTGGCCACGTGTCCGTGGTGTGGCCATGAAC ccTGTAGAACATCCCTTTGGTGGTGGTAACCATCAGCACATCGGGAAGCCTTCGACCATCAGGAGAGACGCTCCTGCTGGCCGCAAAGTCGGTCTCATTGCTGCCCGTCGGACGGGGAGACTGCGGGGAACAAAGACTGTGCAGGAAAAGGAGAACTGA